tttgataaaataccaaaaagagtttcttgtgttgttttgtgcactttgatgtctaattgagttatgaaaggaaaaattgtcctgtgttgcacaagtcccttgggagagaacaatatttatcacttgttaTGCTACGACCAATGAACttgtcgttggttttgcagccaacaagtACGTTGAGCGCTAACCTGGCGTCAGCTCTTAGTCGTGGAGGCATTGAACACCAGCCAGCAGGTTtggtttttagtggtttttggGTATTCTATGATACTTGTCTGggttattttgattcttttgtgGATGTTTCATGGTTTACTATGTTTGGATGAAATGTGGAATAAGGTTATCATTGTGTGAATGAAATATATTGAATGAGAATTCCAAGGGGAAAATCTCTTATGAGTGGTTTATGGGgaattaatataaattgtaagaaGCCGATATGGAGGTTATCCTGAtactctaatgatcatccatgctcaattagagagtgataaGTCATGTCGTGAGAGgagcaggaggtcctagcctGATAGCCTTTCTTCATGGTGGCAAAGGGTGTTTttaaggactaaccttgtgtggcaACTTTGAGTGGGTCAGTTGTTTCACCACATAGGTGCAGAACCTTCCATGGCTCGACAGTTGTACTATATAATAAAGGGTTTGGCCAAGTATGAGTCAGTAAATATGAATGACAATGATGTTTTGCTTATTGTCTGTATGAAATTGTATGTTGCACTTACCTTAATatgaataattgttttatagttAGGTTACCCTTCTTGTATGTTTGTTGGTTGTTTGTTCTATGTGTTATTCTCTTGGCGATAATTATCTGATGGGTGTGAGGAGCGCAAGATGAGGAGACAGTTGAACAAGTGTTAGGCGAAGAGGGTTATGATGTGTAGTGATTTTAGTACTTTATTTTCTTAGTGTTTATCTTTTCTTGGTGGTTTTTGATACACCATTATTGTACATAGTTTTGATACTTGTACTTGTATATAAAGTTAGCTTTTTGATTACTTTTGATAATTGTAGAAATGActttataattctttttgttttgaactTATTAATTGATCTATCTTATTGACTAtgtgatgttttcttttttatttcaatactatatttgggatgttaaaaaaaaatccctaaatgtaaaataaaaatataaaatttttatcaataacTCAACTATATAATAGAAGTTGGTCTCATAATAGACTatgattatattagtaaaaaaattaatgagtttatagagaaataaaatgtggaataagttaaataagataaaataaaagaacaccTAAGATGATAGATACTCCTAAGTgtagaacaaaaatataaaagttttatcaACAACTGAACCACATAATACAAAAGTGATCTTGTAAGGAGTGATCATGAGAGTaaagaaaattagttaaaattaagaaaaagaaaaattcctaACAATTATAAACtgagtgatgggtgtcgcggcccatacaaatttgattgcatataagaaatgcagtatagctaggaatgactcctaggtcgtctctcaagaaCCAAACTATGGTttgagaatcaggtcaaacacgaagtggggggttgtgATAGGTTTGTGActgcggataaacaaaatcaaaacacagacgcaactaataattaaacacagatttaaaaacggtttcaaagacaaaataaaaagagtcggtcattaacttaattataatgtttccaatcacagataaacaaaataaattacaactCAGGAATCTCgaggaaacattataatattgcTAATGACCAGTCTGactaactttaattaatatcgcaattaaattaaggaaaaattaCATGACCCACTTGAAATGAAATTGCTAAATGGAAAAATTATCATTGCAcgggaataaaaaaaataaaataaaaatgcaacattcaaactAATTATTGAAAGACAACACGATGTAACGGAAATAAGAAATTGCAATGCTTAAGctaatgaataaattataatgcGGCTAGAATAACTCCAAAGAAAATTGCTTAAATGCATCAGCTAATAATCCTAAAGCACATTGTGGttgaaatgaaaattcaatgcaattCTGTGAACCAATTGAATGCATCCTAGCAAATTcacattaaaagaaagaaaacgcACATGCCTCCTCTGCACTTAAACGAAACCTGCacctaattataaaataaccttctccaaaatgtaaataaaaacaaactcttaaaaataaatcatgacCAGCCAGCGTACGCCTACCTACTTCTCTTATCTAATCACCTATTCATTcttcaactaaaaaaaataaaaggaaagaaattaaGAGTACGGACATTGcattcagagaaaaaaaaaaacgttagaAGTCAATCCTCATCATTCCAATTTACTAGCTACCTTCTCAAAGaaattaaggaaaataaatGCCAGCTACTCACTCTACGTACGTTCCATCCCATCACCCTTAATGAAATGTGCTCTTTAAATGCTAAAAGAAAGGAAGCAACACGTGATCTCTATTGAACAAGACAGCACTGCCACTTCCCATCTAATTCCTTTTCATTCACaagatattaaaagaaaaggttttataaCCCTTCAATTCCCGTAGCAGCTATGCTATTCTTAAAATCTGCAACGCATGGAAGCTTTCAAATGCAAACGAAAAGcaaagaattaaattatatactcCACTCATCCAAAATCCATCACCGTTAACATTGCACAagctaagagaaaaaaaattccaaagcCCAGCcgagagagaagaggagagtgACGGCTGCTTCCAGAAAATTATGGATGGTAGGGTCCcaatccctagggccatgtgtcATCTCTTAAGGATGAGTAGGGTCCACCCAAAAGAAAAATcctaggccatgtgtcctaatatttgggcccatcataaatttttcaagattgattcaattgtgcacaagtttaattaaaaacattctatactactaagttataatataattaaatttgaaatgtccaagtggagagtcttgaattattttgtctccctcccaatgctccaaattaattgtccaaaattttccctgaaaataataatgtaaataattagctcaaaaaattcaaattaattaaaattaaaattttcggtgaaattaagcataattaggaaaagcgggaaaatatcggacaattaagcacaattccctgattaattctagcacaataaactaagtgaaatcaataaaatatcgactcatcactgagattaagaaaaagaaaaccataacattacaaattcaaaacaatcgtattaatatatctttataatatatctcaaataaatataagtatataatcatatcattcatttaatatatataatatatatcacgaaaaaagaagaaaaaaaaaacttaacctTACACAAAAATCCATTTAATGCCATGCATTACATCTATATCGTTCCTTGTAACTATGTCACTAAGTTAGAGAAAAAAGCATAAAAGGGTAAAAATACGtaggtttaatatttattttagttcctCGATTTGGAGGTGCAATGAAAGTTGTCCTACATTTTTTTAGATATTCATAGTTAttccatattttgtaaaaaacggttcaagttagtcctttttctTACGGTGTTATAAAACTAATGAAACATAGCCAACCtgtctaattttttattacgtggcaaCTGTGACCCAATTGACGTGGCAccaagtatttcaaaataactagggtttgctttttcaCCCAGAAACAAAGGTGCAACCCTAACACCCGCCACTACGTTGTTGTAGTACAACCGAAGATGTCATCGATGTTGTGTTTGGCGTCGCCAGTGGTGACACTCCAAAATCTGGCCTAATACACCAAGGTTCCTTGTCTTTTTTGCCCTAAGATCTTCTTGCAGAATCACAATCAATATTTGTGCAAAATTCTAACACCCATAGGCAATGACTAATTAAATTCAAATCAGTTCCAGTTTGCTCTTCCATTGGAAGAATGCCCTTTGGCATAAGATAATGAACTCTAGTCCAGAAAACttgaccttttcttttcttttccgtTTTCCCGTGATAGTACTGTTGAAATCTTTGGACTTATCATCCTTGTTAATTGAAGAGTATACCCAATCTGAAAATTCGTGTTCTTGCATGAGACATGAtctttaattttccttttgtcTTCTCTTCATCCATTTTCTTAAACAACCAAAACTCCTCATCAGATCGAGCAATAAGGCGATTAACTTCTCTCTTACTCGACACATCTATCCCAAGTGAGCTTGTACCTTTGCGCATAATCTCTTCTAACATTTCTCTTCTATCATGAGTTGCAGaaaccaaaattataattttattatataattagagATTGTCTTCTGATATATCCTAGGACTTCAACTTAAATTTCCGAAATTGGTACAAAATTTCTTCAATTGCTTTCATTGTATTGTAAAGCGAAGAGTAACATCTGCTAAAATAGTTTGTTTGGTAATTTGGCCATTGCACTTCTTTTAATTTGGCAATTGCATGTCTTTCTGATTGTGGACCATTCTTAATCAGAATCGAACCACCACAACCCTAAAATTATCCTATCCATTTCAACAGTTAAtacataaatatcaataatacaattatattaagCAGATATATTATGCGGAGAGACCTCAACAAAGCGGTCATGAAAATGAAGTCTGAGCAAGATAATAGTCATGTTGATATCAGAGAGAGCAACTTCTCTAACAATGTCACGGACAATGGAATCTACCTAAGGACAAGCGTTGAAGTAGAACCCTACTTGAAGCTAACCATCAGAACAACCTATtaagaataagaagaataaGAGAGACAAAACTGAAGGCCGAGCGCAGAGAACAGAGCTTCCAGTGTGCGTTACTCCAATATTGAGTAACCTTTTAACGTTGCCACATCAATTAGGTCGTAGTCGTCACgtaatgaaaaattagataaattggCTAAGTTCCATTAGTTTTTTAACGCCGTAAGCAAAAAGGATCAACTTGAACTGTTTTTTGCaaaatatagaataattataaatatttgaaaaaaaatgtaaaacaactttaaatacaCCTCAAAAATGGAGAtaccaaaataagtattaaagcAAATACATAGAACTAAAAAGAGATTGCGATAGAAGTATAAAAAGGCAAAGATAAAATAaccatttcaaaaaaaaaaaatcaaatgacaaaataaaCTTATGTTAGGACAAGTTTCAATACAGTAAGaccatttatattattttcctaatgatagtttttcttaaatatataatatattatttaattaatgtttaatataaaaagaagacCAAACCATCAccttataaaaatggaaatgagataaaaattaattaatcacttttaaaataaggataataatatttagacaacatttttttgacaacatttaaatattaattacgtgtcaatctgtgattggtcaaaaattactccacaatcaataataataatcataaacattattgtggtataatttttaaccaatcacatattaatacgtaatcaatgtttaaatgttgtcaaaaaaatgttgtctaaatatcattatccttaaaataataagagaTTGTATTAAAACATATTCATACTTATTTCCCTTTAACTATATACACTATTGacaatttaatactttttatcataaaatcatTAGAGCTACTAGAGTCACATAATTTCGTAGAATACATTAAAACTCAACTATCCCATCCAAGTCTGAAAGAATCACATCATTTATGTAGTATactataattaatgttaattatatctTATTATCCTTAAAGtgtaaatgttaattatatctCATTATCcttaaagtataataatatacCACATGGCATGTGGATCAGTAtactataattttttcataattgacTCCCAGTGTAAAAATTGActtgattaataataataataataataataataataataataatattaaaaataataataataataatgataataataataacttcttaccgaataaaaaacattttttccaTTCTTGGTGCCTATCTTGTAACAAACAGAGCATGATTTCACCATACCCATGTCAAATttggtaaaataaaagtaaatagtaaataaataaataatctaatattaGTCAAAAACCATTTAGGGCATGAAATGTGATCTTCTTTCTCTTATCGTCTAATCATAGCTATGAATCCTGTTTCTGGATACATACAAAAACACCAAAGCACACAACAATCTTTTGGCCTATAAATTAAACCCCACCCCACCAAGAAGTACCCAGATCAATTTCTTtcagaacaaaagaaaataaaaactaagtCAATGGCTGCTTCCATCACATTCACAGGCCTCAACTCCTCAAGGGTGCTTCCCATTACCAGCCAGCCGCACCCATCTTCTCATTTCCCCTCAAACATGCTCAAGTTTGCACCTTTGAGAACCCCTTCTGGTTATTCTTCTTCTGTGTCCTGCTCTGCCACCAGGGACCCTTCCTATGTTGTGCCACTGGAGGAACACCGCAATTTCGATAATGGGTCAGTTTTGCCCAGTAGACCTGATTCGTTTGGGAGGTTTGGCAAGTTTGGGGGGAAGTATGTCCCTGAGACTCTGATGCATGCACTCACTGAGCTTGAGGCTGCTTTTCATTCCCTCACTGCAGATGAGCAGTTTCAGGTTTTGTGACTCGGGCTCAGCTTTTTCAGCTTTTGCGTTAATGGGtactgtgtttttttttttttggatttgggTGTGTGTGAAGTGGTTTAGTGGGTTCTGGCGGAAATGGGTATCCCAGGCAATGTGCGGTTAGGCTGAAGGTATTTTATGGCTATGTGGGTTGGTCTTTTAGTCCTTATGCATAATGCTTGTTGGTATTGCTCACAAATTGGTTGTTGAAATGTGGCACTGATGATTATTGTAACTGTTTTTGATTATTTGAAAGCTTAGGGTGTTTGGGATTGTTGCTTTGTTTGTTgaattgaattctctatccatGGCATGACGGAAGTGGGGGCATAGCCAGAAACTGAACCCAGACTTAGTTTTTGCAAATATGCTACTGCAACTGCGATTGCAACGAGGAGGTTTTTGGGGTATTTGCAACCGCAGTTGTGGCCATATCAGCCGTATTTATCTAGCAAATTTCTTTAAGATCAGAGTTAGCCACTAAACTATGACAGCAATTTAAAacccttacttttttttttttttttctgtagaACGTCCGAGAGTTACATACAATCaatattcttattttgaaaccttgatattttatttcctttcctTTGTGCTGTTCCTTTGATTTTGATGCTTGTGAACTATGAAGCTCGGACAAGCCTCCCAAATGGTGTGTCCAGTGTCTGACACTGGTGTTGGACACTCCAAGTCCGACACGTAACGGTGAAGAGTACAGTACAAGTCGAAAGacgtttttttctctttcacatggttctaacataattttaatGAGGACATATATAATGATTATAACAATAAGGAACAAACCTTATATGATCACTATTCACTTTTTGAGTATTAGATAGATAGATTTGATTCATTTTTGTATTAGGTGACAATATGTttagattattatatttgacTGATCttgtttataaatgattttactatttaaatagTGGTTGTTAAATTAGACTATTCATAATGATCTAATATATAGATCTGTGTCTTGGTGTCTTACATTTTGGAGACTACACATGTCAGAGTGTCCATGTCCGTGTAGTATCCGTGCTACATAGCTTGTGAGACATACACTTTTGTGAAGTTCTGAATGTGTATCATTTTATTCTTCAGCACACATTTTGGTCTTTAGCATTTCAATTCGTACGGAAGTGACAGAATTAAACAATTTGGAACTCCATATTGATCTTCACTTAATAATACAAAGAATAAGTTTCTGTAGCTCTTTTACACACTGCTCCGTCTCTTATTGTCTTGTATGCTTACGACATTCAGAGGCCATGCAATGTAGTTTCTTGgggaaaaataatgtaaattttcTGAGATAGATGTTTTAAATTGCAGACAGAGTTGGCTGGGATCCTGAAAGATTATGTGGGTCGAGAGAGTCCTCTTTATTTTGCAGAAAGGTTGACAGAGCATTATAAGAGGCCTAATGGTGAAGGGCCTCACATTTACCTGAAGAGGGAAGATCTCAATCATACTGGTGCTCACAAAATTAACAATGCTGTTGCTCAAGCTTTGCTTGCAAAGAGTTTGGGAAAAAAACGCATAATTGCTGAAACTGGAGCTGGTCAGCATGGAGTTGCCACTGCTACTGTATGTGCTCGATTTGGTTTGGAATGCATCATTTATATGGGTGCACAGGATATGGAAAGACAATCTCTCAATGTTTTCAGAATGCGTCTCCTTGGTGCTGAGGTATGTCATTTTTATTGTtgtgatatatataaatattatcttaCTGTGGATTTGCAGTGTTGTTTTGAACATAAATATCTTTTAGTCTGTTGTttgtttccttttccttttaacATATAGGGGACATGCAACTTCCTCGAACAAGCTTTTCAGTGTTTCTCTATTGTTAGACCTACGCCATATTATGCTTATTATTTTTGGATGTTGACTTctgcataaaataaattgacTATTCTGCTTTGTTCTATTTTGCAATCATTATCTGTATTATGTTATTCTCAGgttaatttatgaatattttgtaAGTATATGGTTTGTTAAGGTTTTGTTTCTACACACCAATGTTTACAAATCTTTTCGTTAACATCTTTTCTGATTTGATGGCTTAGACTTCATAGTTGGTTATGCCATTTTCtggaaaacttttttttactttacatGCATGAATGCATCATGCCAAAACGCATGATAAAAGCGCAGGACTGTAAGATTTGGGACAAGATAGTGACACTTACAAGAGAATGTCaaagcaaatgaaaaaaaaaaaaaacagtatggtattattataattagttgTACGTGGCTAATTGTAGATCCAAAAAGATCAATTGTTGATTGTTTTACATGAAAAGGAAAACACTAGGATTGATTTATTACAATTTTGAGGGAAATTATATGCTCTTTTTCTGCATGGGAAAAAGTGCTGTGATGTGACCTCATGTGTGTCTAAATCTAGTTGCTATACATTGAATTCAAAAGATCTGTCTTTGTTTATTGATCTATCTGATAGGATATATTCTTGTGATACAGGTTAGAGCAGTTCATTCTGGGACTGCTACCCTCAAGGATGCTACATCAGAGGCTATAAGGGACTGGGTGACTAATGTAGAGACGACTCATTATATTTTGGGTTCTGTTGCTGGGCCACATCCATATCCAATGATGGTCAGAGAGTTTCATGATGTGATTGGCAAGGAGACCAGAAAACAAGCTTTGGAAAAATGGGGAGGGAAGCCAGATGTTCTGATTGCATGTATTGGTGGGGGTTCAAATGCCATGGGACTTTTCCATGAATTTGTCGATGACAAAGATGTTAGGCTAATTGGTGTGGAGGCTGCTGGATTTGGCCTAGACAGTGGCAAGCATGCTGCAACTTTAACAAAAGGAGAAGTTGGGGTTTTGCATGGAGCAATGAGCTATCTTTTGCAGGATGCTGATGGACAAATAGTTGAGCCTCACTCTATTAGCGCAGGGTAATTAATCTTACTGTTAATTTGTTATATCAGTGTTTTGTGTTTCTTGCAATTCTCCTTGTTCTGATTGTGTAATTATgttttcaacaacaaaaatgtgTGCAGCTTGGACTATCCTGGTGTGGGTCCGGAACATAGCTTTTTGAAAGATTTAGGACGTGCTGAATATTATAGCATCACTGACGAAGAAGCATTGGAAGGTTAGGATTACCTTGAGCTTGCTGCTTTTGTTAAAGCACACGAATACAAATTTagtataaaatagaaattgcatagattttgaatttcatttatcaTTTGTTTCTCTCCCTCCTTTTCATTGGCTAACACTATAGTAACTCATCTCAATCACTTGTTCAAAACTCGTGTTACTATATCATTCTGCTAATCTTGATCTAATGATCTTTAGTTTCATTTGGCACTTATTCTGCATAAGTTTTACATAGAATGGTGTGTTCTACGATCTAAAAATGTTTTCCCGTTCTGTTAAATgtcatatattattaatttctttgtttcttaCAATTGTTCTACAGCTTCAAATCTAAATGTCTGTGGTCTTTGAAAATATCATGATTGTttgttttagtttctaatttgctataagaaaaataatttttagtccGTACatttaacaaaatgttttttatagGGATCAAAACCATGAATTTGCTAATTGTAGGAACTAAATGAATAAACATTGTGTTGTCTAGAATTGTAATTTCTTGGAGTTTCAAATTTCTAGAGCGAGTTGCTGTATGTCTGTACTAGTTGATACCAATTGTTCTAGCCAAAAGGTATAGGAATCCGATCAGCTAAACCATTCAAGTGTCTTCCTCTTTGTTCTCTAACCCTTAAGTCCCCTAGCATTTAAGAGATTTAGAAACTTCATTATCATATCAACCTTTTGATCTCTACTAATCTTGGGAAATGTCACAAACTTACAATTACTGTCCTTTATGTAATCTCATTGTTGATCTCTTACATCTCCTGCATGCATCTATGGTTACTGATAAGTGTAAGTGTGTAGTAGCAAAGTGCTGATAAACCTATTGTACCACACAACATCTTGCCATTTTCCATCATACCAGCATTTAACAAGATGCATATAAGTTTATACTTCTTTGGTTTGATGTAAAACAATGTTTCCCTTGTATCACTTTTGATCTTTTGTTATTTGTAGCTTTTAAGAGAGTTTCAAGACTTGAAGGCATAATTCCAGCTTTGGAAACATCTCATGCATTGGCATATCTAGAGAAAGTGTGTCCAAACCTTCCCAATGGAGCCAAGGTTGTGGTTAACTTCAGTGGCAGGGGTGATAAGGATGTTCAAACTGCCATCAAGTACTTGAAGATTTGAAATGTTCATCATGTCATGTGGAATGGGTGCTGAACTGAGCTTACTCATAGAGACATAATTAATGCAATTTATTATTACACCAAGTTAAATAACAATGTATATTTGCATCAGAAAACTGTTGCTGTTCAATCCTCAATTATATTCTTGgtttatgttattataataaatgcTGTGactcaaatcaataaaattctATATGCAAGAAGCTCATAGATTAtgtaattttagtatatttttcaaattgagGTTAAAAAAGAAATGGTGATTTTAACATGGAAAATGCTTGGTATAAATGTTTTTGGATTCATGTTCTATCAATTTAGGTGAAAGTAGTTggaatataaataagataatatcgATTGAGACATAAACAGATTGttagaataaaaacataaatgattGTGAAGTaacattacttttattattttcattattgttaaaTCTTTTTCTTGAAATAGTAAAAAGCTTATTACACTTGTTTTTACCTTAAAAACGATGTgatattgtaaattttattttctgatatATAAACTATCGTGAACTTTGATCTGACATATTTAAATTGTCACCATGGAAAAATTCCATGTGGATAATGtgactttttaaaatttggtgatacgattttaaaaataaattttatgaaaacatttcacaaaattatttaaatttggagggaaaaaaaatgaaggaagacaatttttttttataaatatttcatattttaattttattcttaattatgtttgcaaattaaaaggaagaaaaatatttatatgaagaTATAACTAAATAGGTTATGGCATTTCATATATCAtgtttctattttactttttatcagatttttaaattaaaaacatatttatagctgtgtatatattttatattcttattttatctttaattatattttaaaattaaaagataataaaaatgatgaaagaatgtatacataaagaaaaattacaaaacacaatttctaaaatctaaatattatatttttacattaacaagagaaaattaaacactatcaaattgattttaatttctatatatacTAATTcgatatataaaatttaatatctgtatatattttaatgaaatttatagttattattttaaaatttgttagcacatatatttatttttcttgcccGACCCGTATCCATATGCCCGCAAACAAAACAGCACTAAAACCCTTCCTTCCTCTTACCTTGGTTCCCTCCATCAATCATACTAGGGTTTTTCCGCTCTCTAATTCGGAGGTTGAAGAACCAAAACACAGTATAACGCCCAATGAAGGTCAAAGTTATATCACGCTCCGTTGATGAGTTCACCCGAGAACGAAGTCAAGACCTTCAGGTGATTCAATGCACACGATCCTTTACCAATAGCTTTATTCTAATTGCTCAGTTCAATCGAATTTTCAATCTTTTGCTTTTTCTGAAACTGTCCCTTTGATTTTGGACAGAGGGTGTTCCGGAATTACGACCCCAGCCTTCGTCCTCAAGAGAAGGCCGTGGAGTATGTGCGGGCTCTTAATGCAGTGAAGTTGGACAAGGTCCGCTtttccttataatttttttttcagtttcgTGATCAGTGTGTTTTTATTGCATGTGAAGTTTTTCTGTTTCTTATTGTGTGTTTTTAATCTTTGAGGGTTTAGATTTTTGCAAGACCATTTATTGGAGCATTGGATGGACATATAGATGCTATTTCGTGTATGACGAAGAACCCTAGCCAGTTGAAAGGGATATTCTCTGGTTCAATGGATGGAGGTAGTTCATTTtaccttatttatttatgtaccTGCAGCTATATGTGTAGTTGTAGCTGTAGGAAGTATCTTGGTCTGGAGatagagaagaggaagaaatttGCTTTTGCTATATGAtggataataattttaaattcaggAAGTGGTTAAATTTTGTTAGGAGGACTGGGAATGTTCTAGAGATGGGGAGAGCATaaatatgtatgtgtgtgtagcACTATTATGAAACATAGCTCTTTAAAGTAGTGTGGTTCTTTTTGCATAATAGATTGtataaataatcaatcataAATAAGGAATAATTGTGTGGTCATGTCTTACATATCCATTCACTTTTACTATTCATCCCTATCTTGTAATTTTATCCTTGCTTTATTGGTTCTTTTCCAATGGTTTTTCTTCTACATGGTATTATGTTTTATGGATTACTGCAACATCATCCTTTTGCAGATTAGACTCAATCCAC
Above is a genomic segment from Vigna radiata var. radiata cultivar VC1973A chromosome 10, Vradiata_ver6, whole genome shotgun sequence containing:
- the LOC106774414 gene encoding tryptophan synthase beta chain 1 yields the protein MAASITFTGLNSSRVLPITSQPHPSSHFPSNMLKFAPLRTPSGYSSSVSCSATRDPSYVVPLEEHRNFDNGSVLPSRPDSFGRFGKFGGKYVPETLMHALTELEAAFHSLTADEQFQTELAGILKDYVGRESPLYFAERLTEHYKRPNGEGPHIYLKREDLNHTGAHKINNAVAQALLAKSLGKKRIIAETGAGQHGVATATVCARFGLECIIYMGAQDMERQSLNVFRMRLLGAEVRAVHSGTATLKDATSEAIRDWVTNVETTHYILGSVAGPHPYPMMVREFHDVIGKETRKQALEKWGGKPDVLIACIGGGSNAMGLFHEFVDDKDVRLIGVEAAGFGLDSGKHAATLTKGEVGVLHGAMSYLLQDADGQIVEPHSISAGLDYPGVGPEHSFLKDLGRAEYYSITDEEALEAFKRVSRLEGIIPALETSHALAYLEKVCPNLPNGAKVVVNFSGRGDKDVQTAIKYLKI